One region of Sulfuriroseicoccus oceanibius genomic DNA includes:
- a CDS encoding prenyltransferase/squalene oxidase repeat-containing protein: MKTAITCAALAASLVALPITATAADNATAPQAAKMDKRLSLKLEIEQALNRGSSYLESTQAEDGSWSIQQLPALTAIALSAVMNNPARENPQTTPEFARKAYDFILANQQEDGGIYVKGMNVYNTALSVMALLAEPTDKYKEQTLKATRYIVAQQSDFDTIGETDSPYDGGIGYGGTYPHSDLSNTHFALEALSHTRQRFQDEGDDAAKELNWDAAIQFVSRTQNLEETNDQEFASSDPDNRGGFVYFPGDSKAGEQELPNGRTALRSYGSMSYAGLLSFIYAEVDKDDPRVKAVTDWVTKNYTIEENPNMGAQGLFYYFHTMSKGLTKAGIDTIQTADGTKIDWKKDLALKVLSLQKPNGSWTNDASNRWMEDNPTLSTAYMMLTLEHIYHSL, from the coding sequence ATGAAAACCGCTATCACCTGCGCAGCTCTCGCCGCCTCATTGGTCGCCCTGCCAATCACCGCCACGGCTGCGGACAACGCCACCGCACCACAGGCCGCCAAGATGGACAAGCGCCTCTCGCTGAAGCTCGAAATCGAACAAGCGCTGAACCGTGGCTCATCCTACCTCGAGTCCACCCAAGCCGAGGACGGGTCATGGAGCATCCAACAACTCCCAGCTCTCACAGCAATCGCTCTGTCCGCCGTGATGAACAACCCGGCGCGGGAAAACCCACAAACCACGCCTGAGTTCGCCCGCAAGGCCTACGACTTCATCCTCGCCAACCAACAAGAAGACGGCGGAATCTACGTCAAGGGCATGAACGTCTACAACACCGCCCTGTCGGTGATGGCTCTGCTCGCCGAACCAACCGACAAGTACAAGGAGCAAACCCTCAAGGCCACCCGCTACATCGTCGCCCAGCAGTCGGACTTCGACACCATCGGCGAAACCGACAGCCCATACGACGGCGGCATCGGCTACGGTGGCACCTACCCTCACTCCGACCTCTCCAACACACACTTCGCTCTGGAAGCCCTCAGCCACACCCGCCAACGCTTCCAAGACGAAGGCGATGACGCCGCCAAGGAACTCAACTGGGACGCCGCGATTCAGTTCGTCAGCCGCACCCAAAACCTCGAGGAAACCAACGACCAGGAGTTCGCCAGCAGCGATCCAGACAACCGCGGCGGGTTCGTCTACTTCCCAGGCGACTCAAAAGCCGGTGAACAAGAACTTCCTAACGGACGCACCGCTCTGCGCTCGTACGGCTCAATGAGCTACGCCGGATTGCTCAGCTTCATCTACGCCGAAGTCGACAAAGACGATCCACGCGTCAAAGCGGTCACCGATTGGGTCACCAAGAACTACACCATTGAGGAGAACCCGAACATGGGCGCCCAAGGCTTGTTTTACTATTTCCACACCATGTCCAAGGGCCTGACCAAGGCCGGGATCGACACCATCCAAACCGCAGATGGAACCAAGATCGACTGGAAAAAAGACCTGGCTCTCAAAGTGCTCAGCCTCCAGAAGCCAAATGGATCGTGGACTAACGATGCCTCGAACCGCTGGATGGAAGACAACCCAACCCTCTCGACCGCGTACATGATGCTTACTCTCGAGCACATCTACCACAGCCTCTAA
- a CDS encoding YdjY domain-containing protein, which yields MMPARSLSAALLISSVVASANDDAPAGTTEKAPATKPEIKALVQPEKVADHIYRIGEVTIDAEKRTISFPAEVNMTEGLIEFPVTHVNGRVHEAIFITEILPVQLQTALLLNHFETSQETFAKPLDKPYRPGEKLPPPVYPPANPKAHVKVTVSWTVDGKDHTAPLESMLVRQGATPEEWVPYSQASNYWVFTGSTEEMGAKVPDMGGAMVGTRLAYDCILNPLPKEDVAGQTWVGDPDVIPEVGTKVTIQFAPAKQPESTKSSHAKD from the coding sequence ATGATGCCCGCACGCTCGCTCTCCGCCGCATTGCTGATCTCGTCCGTCGTTGCCTCCGCCAACGACGACGCTCCGGCGGGAACCACCGAGAAGGCCCCAGCCACCAAACCCGAGATCAAAGCGCTGGTTCAGCCGGAAAAGGTCGCGGATCACATCTACCGCATCGGTGAAGTCACCATCGATGCAGAAAAGCGCACGATCTCGTTCCCCGCGGAGGTAAACATGACCGAAGGGCTGATCGAGTTCCCCGTCACCCACGTCAACGGACGTGTCCACGAGGCAATCTTCATCACAGAAATCCTGCCGGTCCAACTTCAGACCGCGCTCCTGCTCAACCATTTCGAAACCTCGCAGGAAACCTTTGCCAAGCCGCTGGACAAACCCTACCGCCCCGGAGAGAAACTCCCACCACCGGTGTACCCACCCGCCAACCCGAAAGCACACGTCAAAGTCACTGTGAGCTGGACGGTCGATGGCAAAGACCACACCGCACCGCTGGAATCCATGCTGGTGCGCCAAGGAGCAACACCCGAGGAATGGGTGCCCTACTCTCAGGCGTCCAACTACTGGGTCTTCACCGGATCGACTGAGGAAATGGGGGCCAAAGTTCCCGACATGGGGGGTGCCATGGTCGGTACACGACTCGCCTACGATTGCATCCTCAACCCATTGCCCAAGGAAGACGTCGCCGGCCAAACCTGGGTCGGAGATCCGGATGTCATCCCGGAAGTCGGCACCAAGGTGACCATTCAATTCGCCCCGGCAAAACAACCGGAATCCACCAAATCGTCACACGCAAAAGATTGA
- a CDS encoding ABC transporter ATP-binding protein, with amino-acid sequence MGACTAGGVVHDVGVISLSHVTKQFQATRKADACEAVRDVSFDVESGKVTCLLGPNGSGKTTLLRMLAGVMTPTAGEVVVAGHRLPGELAEVQRVVGFVTGSTRLYGKLTGREILRYFGKLHGIERKPLTARIAELIGLLDLGEFIDKRVDTLSMGMRQRVSIARALIHDPRVVVLDEPTAGLDILSSRALMDLMLSLRDQGRTVLCSTHLMGEVSLIADRVVIIHEGTIRFDGELTELYEKAGDRNLEHAFLEVLGIEKKEVQA; translated from the coding sequence ATGGGCGCTTGTACGGCGGGCGGCGTGGTGCATGATGTCGGCGTGATTTCGCTGAGCCATGTAACCAAACAATTCCAAGCAACGCGCAAGGCGGACGCTTGTGAGGCGGTGCGTGATGTGTCATTTGACGTCGAGAGTGGCAAGGTGACGTGTTTGCTCGGGCCGAATGGATCGGGCAAGACGACGTTGTTGCGGATGCTGGCGGGTGTGATGACGCCGACTGCCGGCGAAGTGGTGGTGGCAGGGCACCGGTTGCCGGGCGAGTTGGCCGAAGTCCAACGGGTCGTCGGTTTTGTGACGGGATCGACCCGGCTTTATGGCAAGCTTACCGGGCGCGAGATCTTGCGTTACTTTGGTAAATTGCACGGCATCGAGCGCAAGCCTCTCACCGCGAGGATCGCCGAGTTGATCGGGTTGCTGGACTTGGGAGAATTTATCGACAAGCGGGTGGACACGCTTTCGATGGGGATGCGCCAGCGGGTGTCGATCGCCCGGGCGCTGATCCACGACCCGCGCGTGGTGGTGCTCGACGAGCCGACCGCGGGGCTGGATATTTTGTCATCGCGTGCGCTGATGGATCTGATGCTCAGCTTACGTGACCAGGGGCGGACGGTGCTTTGTTCGACCCATCTGATGGGTGAGGTGAGTTTGATCGCTGACCGTGTGGTGATCATCCACGAGGGAACGATTCGCTTCGACGGTGAGCTGACCGAGTTGTACGAGAAGGCGGGGGACCGCAACCTGGAGCATGCGTTTCTCGAGGTGCTTGGAATTGAAAAGAAGGAGGTGCAGGCGTGA
- a CDS encoding ABC transporter permease, giving the protein MSSFSMAWTVLRKELLEALRDRRTIVLTIFVPLILYPLMVGSFGFFTGKKQLDDQSRALAVRVAGDGADQVESVRADLQRLSDAAGEDARYVGAEHPLRRGADAVVHVAPVPHGLALNVEYQSTSEGRATRLRVGETLRDLVREHEARRLAELGLEKAQIEPITVVWTDVATPAVAHGREAAGMLVYFLLFLSFTACLSVAIDVGAGEKERGTMETLLTTPANRGALFAGKLMAVVIVGCSSVFFSVLGMGGMVMFGATQSPQLAALVGGLLHWEALAVAVPMLLSGVLLLASSTLAISLRAESAKQAQATIAPLLMVVVIVLIAGATPAVRLDWSTVFVPVLNLALSVRALITTEANQWVLIAIAEVVTIAGIVVTIRLGARALRSERVLGR; this is encoded by the coding sequence GTGAGTTCGTTTTCGATGGCTTGGACGGTTCTGCGCAAAGAGCTACTGGAAGCGTTGCGTGATCGGCGGACGATTGTGCTGACGATTTTCGTACCGTTGATCCTGTACCCACTCATGGTCGGGTCGTTCGGTTTTTTCACTGGAAAAAAGCAGCTCGACGATCAGTCGCGGGCGCTGGCTGTTCGGGTCGCTGGTGATGGGGCGGATCAGGTGGAGTCGGTGCGTGCGGATCTGCAGCGGCTGTCGGATGCAGCGGGTGAGGATGCTCGTTATGTGGGGGCGGAGCATCCGCTGCGCCGCGGGGCGGATGCGGTGGTCCACGTGGCACCGGTACCTCACGGGCTGGCGCTCAATGTGGAATATCAATCGACTTCCGAGGGCCGGGCCACCCGGCTGCGGGTTGGTGAGACCCTCCGCGACCTGGTGCGGGAACATGAGGCCAGAAGGCTGGCCGAACTAGGGCTGGAGAAAGCCCAGATCGAGCCGATAACCGTGGTGTGGACTGATGTGGCAACGCCGGCGGTGGCGCATGGGCGCGAGGCTGCGGGGATGCTGGTCTACTTTTTGTTGTTCTTATCGTTCACGGCCTGTCTTTCCGTGGCGATCGACGTCGGTGCCGGGGAAAAAGAGCGCGGGACGATGGAGACCTTGCTGACCACTCCGGCCAACCGCGGGGCGTTGTTTGCCGGGAAGTTGATGGCGGTGGTGATTGTCGGTTGTTCGTCCGTTTTCTTTTCGGTGCTGGGAATGGGCGGGATGGTGATGTTCGGGGCGACGCAGAGTCCGCAGTTGGCAGCTTTGGTGGGGGGCTTGCTTCATTGGGAAGCGCTTGCAGTGGCGGTGCCGATGTTGTTGTCCGGAGTCTTGTTGTTAGCGTCGTCGACGCTGGCAATTTCGCTGCGGGCTGAAAGTGCGAAACAAGCGCAGGCAACGATTGCTCCGCTGCTGATGGTGGTGGTGATCGTGTTGATCGCGGGAGCGACGCCGGCGGTGCGCTTGGACTGGAGCACGGTGTTTGTGCCGGTGTTGAACCTGGCATTGTCCGTGCGCGCATTGATCACAACCGAGGCGAACCAATGGGTGTTGATCGCAATTGCCGAGGTTGTAACGATCGCGGGGATCGTGGTGACGATCCGACTTGGAGCGAGAGCGTTGCGCAGCGAGAGGGTGTTAGGAAGGTAG
- a CDS encoding DEAD/DEAH box helicase translates to MDDPFANLSALEIPDIWQQDAVHALRSGHDVVVDAPTGAGKTKIFELLVEARDIQGQAVYTVPTRALANDKFTEWTRKGWNCGIATGDVAKNINAPVVVATLETLREQIIDGNGPALLVIDEYQMIANRVRGLNYELMIALAPQDTQLLLLSGSVANPQHITAWMERIGRSPKLVRVSERPVPLDEQPVELLPRFAPKSITGLLPKLAVGVCMSDMAPLLIFAPHRRNAEKIARQIASALPEDKPLNVPQHGRKDCPAELVSLLGKRVAYHHSGLPYPVRAGLIEPLAKAGQLRVIVATTGLAAGINFSVRSVFVTARSYREGPYIRHIAPDELLQMFGRAGRRGLDEQGYVITTRDSPKPADGHAEALRRTNVVDWPTLLRIMDREAAHGGSPFAAATELCARLFSEQTIRLGFEESDTEETHAPSEEKSPYATAPKRREILASSGEWDAIEDEPELTPLARCLSKTKRGWKPSLQLSAVVDAHFALGVIKRLESKSSSTGWRYVKHVVLATSSGDQDHPDGFRATKAVRKFAKLNQRLLGTHADGPQLAKQLAKQVARTTPGLQLHDLIVQPTTITGIFDLANIRVEAIHDSHGKALLDPPQRVRELDSVTDFIDPETGDVRTAPANSPLRAWRRLALIDHHGVPTRRGVVFSFFQRGEGLAIAAALEESDYLCSELVWHLANLRAGHRFTDVASEGADRLGAVCRKHYGALNYPGYLELGLPPGFGEGAADCLMAWLLDGRRPDFNQLDQLGPGDLERARIEWLSLMRHIHHAPDYDWERWRELQHCAADILERFGDDSRLNLAPALPHDLQRPANLKLVRV, encoded by the coding sequence ATGGACGACCCATTTGCCAACCTCAGTGCGCTGGAAATCCCGGACATCTGGCAGCAAGACGCCGTGCACGCCCTGCGCTCGGGCCACGACGTCGTCGTCGATGCCCCCACCGGCGCCGGCAAAACCAAGATCTTTGAGTTGCTCGTCGAAGCCCGCGACATCCAGGGACAAGCCGTCTACACCGTCCCCACCCGCGCGCTCGCCAATGACAAGTTCACCGAGTGGACCCGCAAAGGCTGGAACTGCGGCATCGCCACCGGTGACGTCGCCAAAAACATCAACGCCCCGGTCGTCGTCGCCACGCTCGAAACCCTGCGCGAACAAATCATCGACGGCAATGGCCCCGCGCTGCTGGTCATCGACGAGTACCAAATGATCGCCAACCGCGTGCGCGGCTTGAACTACGAGCTGATGATCGCGCTCGCCCCTCAGGACACCCAGTTGCTCCTGCTCAGCGGATCGGTCGCCAACCCACAGCACATCACCGCGTGGATGGAGCGCATCGGCCGCAGCCCGAAGTTGGTCCGCGTCAGCGAACGCCCCGTCCCCCTCGACGAACAACCCGTCGAACTGCTCCCTCGTTTCGCACCCAAATCCATCACTGGATTGCTGCCCAAGCTCGCCGTCGGCGTCTGCATGAGCGACATGGCGCCATTGTTGATCTTCGCGCCCCACCGCCGCAACGCGGAAAAGATCGCCCGTCAGATCGCATCAGCACTACCCGAGGACAAACCGCTCAACGTACCCCAGCACGGACGCAAGGACTGCCCGGCCGAGCTGGTCTCGCTGCTGGGCAAACGGGTCGCCTACCATCACAGCGGCCTGCCTTATCCGGTGCGCGCCGGCTTGATCGAACCCTTGGCAAAAGCCGGTCAGCTGCGCGTGATCGTGGCGACCACCGGCCTCGCCGCGGGCATCAACTTCTCGGTACGTTCGGTCTTTGTCACCGCTCGCAGTTACCGCGAAGGCCCGTACATCCGCCACATCGCGCCGGACGAATTGCTCCAAATGTTCGGCCGCGCCGGACGCCGTGGATTGGACGAACAAGGCTACGTCATCACCACCAGAGACTCACCAAAACCAGCCGACGGCCACGCCGAGGCTCTGCGCCGCACCAACGTCGTCGACTGGCCGACTCTGTTGCGCATCATGGACCGCGAGGCAGCCCACGGCGGATCTCCCTTTGCCGCTGCCACGGAGCTTTGTGCCCGCTTGTTCAGCGAACAAACCATCCGCCTCGGGTTTGAGGAAAGCGACACCGAAGAAACGCACGCTCCCAGCGAGGAGAAGTCCCCCTACGCCACCGCTCCGAAACGACGCGAGATCCTCGCCAGCTCGGGCGAATGGGATGCCATCGAGGACGAGCCGGAGCTCACCCCATTGGCGCGCTGCCTCAGCAAAACCAAGCGCGGCTGGAAACCCTCACTCCAACTCTCTGCCGTCGTCGATGCTCACTTCGCTCTCGGCGTGATCAAGCGACTCGAAAGCAAATCGTCCTCCACCGGCTGGCGCTACGTCAAACACGTCGTCCTCGCCACCTCGTCCGGGGATCAGGATCACCCCGATGGCTTCCGCGCTACCAAGGCGGTGCGTAAGTTCGCCAAGCTCAACCAACGCCTGCTCGGCACCCACGCCGATGGGCCACAGTTGGCGAAGCAACTCGCAAAACAAGTGGCACGCACCACGCCTGGGCTCCAGTTGCACGACCTGATCGTCCAGCCCACCACCATCACCGGCATCTTCGATCTGGCCAATATCCGGGTCGAAGCCATCCACGACAGCCACGGCAAAGCATTGCTCGATCCACCGCAACGCGTCCGCGAACTCGACTCGGTCACTGATTTCATCGACCCGGAAACCGGCGATGTGCGCACTGCACCAGCCAACTCACCACTGCGCGCGTGGCGACGCTTGGCACTGATCGACCACCACGGCGTCCCCACCCGACGCGGTGTGGTCTTTTCGTTTTTCCAACGCGGCGAGGGGCTGGCAATCGCAGCGGCACTCGAAGAAAGCGATTACCTCTGCAGCGAACTCGTCTGGCATTTGGCCAACCTGCGCGCCGGCCACCGCTTCACCGATGTGGCGTCGGAAGGAGCCGACCGCCTGGGCGCCGTCTGCCGCAAACATTACGGTGCGCTGAATTACCCCGGCTATCTGGAACTCGGACTTCCCCCCGGCTTCGGCGAAGGTGCCGCGGATTGCCTGATGGCCTGGCTGCTCGACGGTCGACGTCCCGACTTCAACCAGCTCGACCAACTCGGGCCCGGTGACCTCGAACGCGCCCGCATCGAATGGCTCTCACTCATGCGCCACATCCACCACGCGCCCGACTACGATTGGGAACGCTGGCGCGAACTCCAACACTGCGCCGCAGATATCCTCGAGCGCTTCGGCGATGACTCCCGCCTCAACCTCGCCCCAGCCCTGCCCCACGACCTCCAACGCCCCGCCAATCTCAAGCTCGTCCGTGTATAG
- the aroE gene encoding shikimate dehydrogenase → MSTLLTLDDLNSWQASGKAPTDPAPRLAVIGDPVAHSLSPAMHQPALDKAGINARYVKLHVPASVDSFESLFAQLRALGFIGVNVTVPHKATALAAADVADDAATAMGAANTILFADDGKTYAFNTDGIGMAEAIRDAFRIDLRDLRITIVGAGGGAGRAAAVKCALDQCERLVLINRTVSKIQELEEQLRPHFTDDKLHGATERLCAVGLDEPGRLAEELEETDLIINATSVGMKPGEGSPLPAQMILPHHLVFDMIYAPPKTPLLRAAEGNGARIANGSDMLLHQGAAAFAIWFGQDPDIHVMRQALRDASKA, encoded by the coding sequence ATGAGCACCCTTCTCACCCTCGACGACCTCAATTCCTGGCAGGCCTCCGGCAAAGCCCCCACCGATCCGGCTCCGCGTCTCGCGGTGATTGGCGATCCCGTGGCCCACTCGCTCTCGCCGGCCATGCACCAACCCGCGCTCGACAAAGCAGGGATCAACGCCCGCTACGTCAAACTCCACGTCCCAGCCAGCGTCGACTCGTTTGAATCTCTCTTCGCTCAACTGCGGGCCCTCGGGTTCATCGGCGTCAATGTCACCGTGCCCCACAAGGCCACCGCACTGGCCGCCGCCGATGTCGCAGACGACGCCGCCACCGCCATGGGCGCCGCCAATACCATTCTCTTCGCCGACGACGGCAAAACCTACGCCTTCAACACAGACGGCATCGGCATGGCCGAAGCCATCCGCGATGCCTTCCGCATCGACTTGCGTGACCTGCGCATCACCATCGTCGGTGCCGGTGGCGGAGCCGGTCGCGCCGCCGCGGTGAAATGCGCGCTCGACCAATGCGAACGCCTCGTGCTCATCAACCGCACGGTCAGCAAAATCCAGGAGCTCGAAGAGCAACTGCGCCCACACTTCACCGACGACAAACTCCACGGCGCCACCGAGCGCTTGTGCGCGGTGGGACTCGACGAACCAGGCCGACTCGCGGAAGAACTCGAGGAAACCGACCTCATCATCAACGCGACATCGGTTGGCATGAAACCAGGTGAAGGCTCCCCGCTCCCCGCTCAGATGATCCTGCCGCACCATCTTGTCTTCGACATGATCTACGCCCCGCCGAAAACCCCGCTGCTGCGTGCCGCGGAGGGCAATGGCGCGCGCATCGCCAATGGCAGCGACATGCTCCTCCATCAGGGCGCCGCCGCATTCGCCATCTGGTTCGGCCAGGATCCGGACATCCACGTCATGCGCCAAGCCCTGCGCGACGCCTCAAAGGCATAG
- a CDS encoding pyridoxine 5'-phosphate synthase: MQSETNTGSQPLKLGVNIDHVATLRQARYATMLDNHNAEPNVVMAAFAAVEGGADSITMHPRADGRHVQLSDVEAVRAEVDVPLNMEMGNTPEMVEAALRIKPDYVCLVPETREELTTEGGLDVVTHAAALRESLPKLQAAGIEVSLFIDPVDEHVRMAAELGAEMIELHTGAFANHLGEEREAELERLKAAAELGHSLGLQVNAGHGINYQNLEDLFAVPHLAELNIGHTLVSRSVFVGLVEAVREMREGMDAYPTGGNA, from the coding sequence ATGCAATCCGAGACGAACACTGGATCCCAACCACTGAAACTTGGTGTGAACATCGACCACGTGGCGACCCTGCGTCAGGCCCGTTACGCGACGATGCTCGACAACCACAATGCCGAGCCCAATGTCGTGATGGCCGCATTTGCCGCGGTGGAAGGCGGTGCCGACTCGATTACCATGCATCCGCGTGCGGATGGCCGCCACGTCCAGCTCAGCGATGTGGAAGCCGTGCGTGCCGAGGTGGATGTGCCATTGAACATGGAAATGGGCAACACCCCGGAAATGGTCGAGGCCGCCCTGCGCATCAAGCCCGACTACGTTTGCCTGGTGCCGGAAACGCGTGAGGAACTGACCACCGAGGGCGGACTGGATGTGGTGACGCATGCCGCGGCGTTGCGCGAATCGTTGCCGAAGCTTCAGGCTGCTGGGATCGAGGTGAGTTTGTTCATCGACCCGGTGGACGAGCACGTGCGGATGGCGGCGGAACTGGGTGCGGAAATGATTGAGCTTCACACCGGGGCGTTTGCCAACCACTTGGGTGAGGAGCGCGAGGCCGAGCTTGAAAGGTTGAAGGCAGCGGCTGAGCTCGGACATTCGTTGGGCTTGCAGGTGAATGCGGGTCACGGGATCAACTACCAGAATCTGGAGGATTTGTTTGCCGTGCCGCATTTGGCTGAGCTGAATATCGGACACACTTTGGTGTCGCGCTCGGTTTTCGTTGGGTTGGTGGAAGCGGTGCGTGAAATGCGTGAGGGGATGGATGCTTACCCAACCGGAGGCAACGCGTGA
- the acpS gene encoding holo-ACP synthase, producing the protein MTAGVRGIGIDLIEVERIRRGLERHGERFVARVLTEVERGYCLPMADPAPHVAARFAAKEAVAKALGTGIGAGVHLNEIGVVRDDAGAPSIELSGETAETFATMGGGRMLIALSHTKDHAIAQAMWVG; encoded by the coding sequence GTGACCGCAGGCGTGCGTGGCATTGGGATCGACTTGATCGAAGTCGAGCGGATTCGTCGTGGGCTTGAGCGTCACGGCGAGCGATTTGTCGCGCGCGTGCTGACTGAGGTCGAGCGTGGTTATTGTTTGCCGATGGCGGACCCTGCGCCGCATGTGGCGGCACGGTTTGCGGCGAAAGAAGCGGTGGCCAAAGCGTTGGGCACCGGGATTGGTGCCGGCGTGCACTTGAATGAAATCGGCGTCGTGCGTGATGACGCGGGTGCGCCGTCGATCGAGCTGAGCGGCGAGACCGCGGAGACATTTGCCACCATGGGCGGCGGCCGGATGTTGATTGCGCTAAGCCATACGAAAGACCACGCGATCGCGCAGGCGATGTGGGTGGGGTGA
- a CDS encoding EF-hand domain-containing protein has translation MPRSSTLTRIVSSLLACGLMASTNAEPVDHHPGPDGRPGQPPHAGPPRDGRGGPPPHARGKGPHRGPSPERAEMMRRLRAAADLDGDGKLNEAERKQLQEERRRMHQRSKQRLLNRFDKDGDGKLNSEEKAEAKAHAEKRRNEMRQRLIKEFDADGDGKLNETERKAARAAMEERIEKERRQRKRRGPHPDRPRINDRSPDDQRIHPERRRRQMQRFDTNQDGQLDAEERAAMRKARQAKQNKPAEPNHKQPDSGE, from the coding sequence ATGCCTCGCTCATCTACTCTTACCCGCATCGTCTCATCGCTGCTCGCCTGCGGACTCATGGCATCGACCAACGCCGAGCCCGTAGACCATCATCCCGGCCCGGACGGCCGACCTGGCCAGCCACCCCACGCCGGCCCACCTCGCGACGGACGCGGCGGACCACCACCTCACGCCCGCGGCAAAGGTCCACACCGAGGCCCGTCTCCCGAGCGCGCGGAAATGATGCGCCGCCTGCGCGCCGCCGCCGACCTGGATGGCGACGGCAAACTCAATGAAGCTGAACGTAAGCAACTCCAGGAAGAACGCCGCAGAATGCACCAACGCTCGAAGCAACGCCTGCTCAACCGCTTCGACAAAGATGGCGACGGCAAACTCAATTCGGAGGAAAAAGCCGAGGCCAAAGCGCACGCCGAAAAACGCCGCAATGAGATGCGCCAAAGGCTCATCAAGGAGTTCGACGCCGACGGCGACGGCAAACTCAACGAAACCGAACGCAAAGCCGCCCGTGCAGCAATGGAGGAACGGATCGAGAAGGAACGACGCCAACGAAAACGACGCGGACCACACCCGGATCGCCCACGCATCAACGACCGAAGCCCCGACGATCAACGGATCCACCCCGAACGCCGACGCCGCCAAATGCAGCGCTTCGATACCAATCAGGACGGCCAACTCGACGCTGAAGAACGCGCCGCCATGCGCAAAGCCCGCCAAGCCAAACAAAACAAACCTGCGGAGCCCAATCACAAGCAGCCCGACAGCGGGGAATGA
- a CDS encoding PhnE/PtxC family ABC transporter permease, with protein sequence MPQATTETTIESRLDQLEASRNRDRFLWISAFIFGGFVIWAFLALASDVPDLIEALGGRNAQRFFDELVPYPVRQSDSWADLGPWAAELFAEHGASAVTGTFGIATIGIMIAAAAAALISPIAASTLATAHPYGLFHGNSPAPIRVGWGIVRGISRALFLLTRAIPEYIYAFLLLSIFGPSLWALILALAIHNIGILGRLGSEVIENFPAGTSSAQMMVGGTRTQAVVSAIFPASLNRVLVYFFYRWETCVREATVLGLVGIPSLGLLIDEARARLYYDEMFFFVLLGAALVFAGDITSNIVRTRLREAA encoded by the coding sequence ATGCCACAAGCCACCACAGAAACCACCATCGAGTCCCGGCTCGACCAATTGGAAGCCTCGCGCAACCGCGACCGCTTTCTGTGGATCAGTGCGTTCATCTTCGGGGGCTTTGTGATCTGGGCATTTTTGGCGCTTGCCTCCGACGTCCCCGACCTGATCGAAGCATTGGGCGGACGCAACGCCCAGCGGTTCTTCGACGAGCTCGTCCCCTATCCGGTGCGCCAAAGCGACTCATGGGCAGACCTTGGACCATGGGCCGCCGAACTATTTGCCGAACACGGCGCCTCAGCGGTGACCGGCACCTTTGGCATCGCCACAATCGGCATCATGATCGCCGCCGCCGCTGCCGCATTGATCTCGCCCATTGCGGCGTCGACTCTCGCCACTGCTCATCCCTACGGGCTATTCCATGGCAACTCACCGGCGCCAATCCGAGTCGGCTGGGGAATCGTACGAGGCATCTCCCGTGCGCTCTTCCTGCTCACCCGCGCCATCCCGGAATACATCTACGCATTCCTCCTGCTCTCCATCTTTGGCCCGTCCCTGTGGGCTCTGATCCTTGCACTCGCCATCCACAACATTGGAATCCTCGGTCGTCTCGGATCCGAAGTGATAGAAAACTTCCCCGCCGGCACGTCGTCGGCCCAAATGATGGTCGGCGGCACCCGAACCCAAGCCGTCGTCTCTGCCATCTTCCCGGCCAGCCTCAACCGGGTGCTGGTCTATTTCTTCTACCGCTGGGAGACCTGCGTCCGCGAAGCCACCGTACTCGGACTCGTTGGCATCCCGTCGCTAGGCCTTCTCATCGATGAAGCCCGCGCACGACTCTACTACGACGAGATGTTCTTCTTCGTGCTACTCGGGGCCGCGCTGGTCTTCGCCGGCGACATCACCTCCAACATCGTCCGCACCCGCCTGCGCGAAGCCGCGTAA